The Strigops habroptila isolate Jane chromosome 8, bStrHab1.2.pri, whole genome shotgun sequence genome includes a window with the following:
- the LOC115612031 gene encoding G-protein coupled receptor 35-like, whose protein sequence is MENCTEDGSTQNGIMLFQLVVYIPVFSLGIPLNVIAFWVFCCKLKRWTETRVYMINLIVADSFLLFALPFLMYFTKYKHPIDNLRFIIEKIYFTNMPMSILIITLIAIDRYIAIKFPLKAKILRSPLKSASICGVLWMMLMIYSYFHPLFNDKKEKFCLRKQSIQPSYALLVSTIFGYFIPLVIVIFCSVQVIKCLKKKMVTSLHETKLIQKAIRIISVNLCVFTVCFSPFYIALLSRFAVDVAGACSLLSEATACIQICACLASSNCCLDAFCYYFAAKEFQEFPSLFPTCISRRSKMNKSQESQPPTDQVMT, encoded by the coding sequence ATGGAGAACTGCACCGAAGACGGCAGCACACAGAATGGCATCATGCTGTTTCAGCTTGTAGTCTACATCCCAGTGTTCTCTTTGGGGATCCCACTGAACGTGATTGCCTTCTGGGTTTTCTGCTGCAAACTCAAGAGGTGGACTGAGACCAGGGTGTATATGATCAACCTCATAGTTGCAGACAGTTTCCTGCTCTTTGCCCTGCcttttttgatgtattttaccAAGTACAAGCATCCCATCGACAACCTGCGTTTCATCATAGAGAAGATCTACTTTACAAACATGCCTATGAGCATCCTGATCATCACCCTGATTGCAATTGATCGATACATTGCAATCAAGTTCCCTCTAAAAGCAAAGATTCTTCGATccccactgaaatcagcttCTATCTGTGGGGTTCTTTGGATGATGCTAATGATTTATTCCTACTTTCATCCACTATTTaatgacaaaaaggaaaaattctgccTTCGGAAACAATCTATTCAACCTAGTTATGCATTGTTAGTGTCCACTATCTTTGGCTATTTTATTCCCTTAGTGATTGTGATTTTTTGCTCAGTACAAGTTATCAAATGTCTCAAAAAGAAGATGGTCACAAGCCTTCATGAGACAAAACTAATCCAGAAAGCAATCCGCATTATTTCTGTGAATCTGTGCGTGTTCACTGTATGTTTTTCACCCTTCTACATCGCCCTGCTCTCACGGTTTGCAGTAGATGTTGCTGGAGCTTGTTCTCTGCTCTCGGAAGCTACAGCCTGTATTCAGATCTGTGCATGCTTAGCAAGTTCTAACTGCTGTTTGGATGCATTTTGCTATTACTTTGCAGCTAAGGAATTTCAAGAATTTCCATCTCTGTTCCCCACTTGTATATCGAGGAGGTCCAAGATGAACAAAAGCCAAGAATCTCAGCCACCCACAGATCAAGTCATGACATAA
- the LOC115612032 gene encoding G-protein coupled receptor 35-like, translated as MNVSNNCSITSLELYHHVRLIEFALYNFIFFFGVLFNALALWVFFCKIKKWTETRVYVINLVFADCFVICTLPFMAYLRWNKSTRGELCQLIETTYFINMLVSIYIISFISIDRYIAIKHPLKARTFRSPSKAALLCGLLWVSVIIGATVQIWQSQSTLCFQKDTAVPAALILLSMFFIFILPLAILTFCSTEVIRSLKRCLNTNSPEEKSIQKAVHIIYANLIVFLVCFLPAFFGLLARVVMDSIGATCFMLQVMKNISSMTRCIATSNCCLDSVCYYFVTREFHEALLPPKTSSEKTDQIHPLQTHTC; from the coding sequence ATGAATGTGTCCAACAACTGCAGTATCACAAGTCTAGAACTTTATCACCATGTCCGCCTCATTGAATTTGCTCTGtataacttcattttcttttttggagtTCTGTTTAATGCCCTTGCCCTCTGGGTGTTCTTCTGCAAGATAAAGAAGTGGACAGAAACAAGGGTGTATGTAATCAACTTAGTCTTTGCAGACTGCTTTGTCATCTGCACCTTGCCTTTCATGGCTTATTTGCGCTGGAATAAGTCAACCCGAGGTGAACTCTGCCAGTTGATAGAGACAACGTATTTCATCAACATGTTAGTGAGTATCTacataatttcatttatctCCATTGATCGATACATTGCCATAAAGCACCCCTTGAAAGCCAGGACCTTCAGGTCTCCATCAAAGGCAGCCCTTCTCTGTGGGCTTCTGTGGGTCTCCGTGATAATTGGTGCCACTGTACAGATTTGGCAGAGCCAATCCACCCTCTGCTTCCAGAAGGATACCGCCGTGCCTGCTGCTCTGATCCTGCTTTCcatgttcttcatttttattcttccattaGCAATCTTGACTTTCTGCTCCACAGAAGTGATTAGGAGCCTTAAGAGATGCCTGAACACAAATTCACCAGAGGAGAAATCAATCCAGAAAGCTGTTCACATTATTTATGCAAATCTGATTGTGTTTCTAGTATGTTTTCTGCCAGCCTTCTTTGGGTTACTTGCAAGGGTTGTAATGGATAGCATTGGAGCTACCTGTTTCATGCTCCAGGTTATGAAGAACATCTCCTCCATGACAAGGTGTATTGCCACATCTAACTGCTGCCTGGATAGTGTCTGCTACTACTTTGTGACCAGGGAGTTCCATGAAGCCCTTCTACCTCCCAAAACCAGCAGTGAAAAAACAGATCAAATCCACCCCTTGCAGACACACACTTGctaa